Proteins from one Podarcis raffonei isolate rPodRaf1 chromosome 1, rPodRaf1.pri, whole genome shotgun sequence genomic window:
- the GPX2 gene encoding glutathione peroxidase 2 — translation MTPIAKSFYDLNATDLQGEKVDFNNFRGRVVLIENVASLUGTTVRDYTQMNQLQSKYPRRLVVLGFPCNQFGYQENCTNEEILNSLKYVRPGSGFEPNFTLCQKCEVNGKNTHSVFAYLKDKLPYPDDNPSCFMMEPKFIIWSPVHRHDISWNFEKFLVGPEGEPFKRYSPRFLTTNIEPDIQRLLKLAK, via the exons ATGACTCCCATAGCCAAATCTTTCTACGATCTCAACGCCACCGACCTCCAAGGGGAGAAGGTGGATTTCAACAACTTCAGAGGGAGGGTGGTCTTGATAGAAAATGTGGCCTCCCTCTGAGGCACAACGGTGAGGGATTACACCCAGATGAACCAGCTGCAGAGCAAATACCCTCGACGGTTGGTTGTGCTGGGTTTCCCTTGCAACCAGTTTGGCTACCAG GAGAACTGCACGAATGAAGAGATCCTCAACAGCCTGAAGTATGTGCGGCCTGGTTCCGGATTCGAACCCAACTTTACCCTTTGCCAGAAATGCGAGGTGAACGGCAAGAACACCCACTCCGTCTTTGCCTACTTGAAGGACAAACTTCCTTACCCAGATGACAACCCTTCCTGTTTCATGATGGAACCCAAGTTCATCATTTGGAGCCCGGTGCACCGCCATGACATCTCCTGGAACTTTGAGAAGTTCCTGGTGGGGCCTGAAGGCGAGCCTTTCAAGCGCTACAGCCCCCGATTCCTCACCACCAACATCGAGCCCGACATCCAGCGCCTCCTGAAGCTTGCCAAATAA